Proteins encoded by one window of Cyclobacteriaceae bacterium:
- a CDS encoding LacI family DNA-binding transcriptional regulator yields the protein MKYNQVTIKDIARELGISPSTVSRALKDHPDISPDTKKAVNELAEKLNYQPNIVALSLRQSKTNTIGVIIPEIVHFFFSTVISGIEDVAYSAGYNVILAQSNESQTREISDIKALFNSRVDGMLMSVSRETTNFDHIESMLAKGVPIVFFDRVYDTGQASKIIVDDFTGAKEATLHLIDQGCKRIAHIEGPPNLEISKQRLEGYKEALKEHNMPFNKELVAICPSGTIEEGKKATEKLLSLKNPPDAIFATNDPAAMGAMQAIKAKGLKMPDDVALVGFSNWFFSSLMDPPLSSVDQPGFEMGQEAAKLLIRQIEKQEKDDEDITPETKILKTRLIIRESSQKKAKK from the coding sequence ATGAAATACAACCAGGTAACAATTAAAGACATTGCGAGAGAGCTAGGCATTTCTCCTTCCACAGTTTCACGCGCCTTGAAAGACCACCCGGATATTAGCCCGGATACGAAAAAAGCCGTGAACGAACTGGCCGAAAAATTAAATTACCAACCCAACATTGTAGCCCTTAGCCTCCGACAAAGCAAAACCAACACGATTGGTGTTATCATACCCGAGATTGTTCATTTCTTTTTCTCTACCGTTATCAGCGGCATAGAAGATGTAGCCTACAGTGCCGGTTATAATGTTATCCTGGCCCAATCCAACGAATCGCAAACCCGTGAGATTTCCGATATCAAAGCGCTGTTCAACAGCCGCGTAGATGGCATGCTCATGTCCGTATCGCGTGAGACTACAAACTTTGATCACATTGAATCCATGCTGGCCAAGGGTGTTCCGATTGTATTCTTTGATCGGGTATATGATACCGGCCAGGCGAGTAAAATTATTGTAGACGATTTTACTGGAGCCAAAGAAGCTACGCTTCACCTGATTGATCAGGGATGTAAACGCATTGCACACATTGAAGGGCCGCCAAACCTGGAGATTAGCAAGCAACGTTTGGAAGGCTACAAAGAAGCATTGAAAGAACACAACATGCCTTTCAACAAAGAATTGGTAGCCATATGTCCTTCAGGTACTATTGAAGAAGGGAAAAAGGCAACGGAAAAATTACTAAGCTTGAAAAATCCTCCTGATGCCATCTTTGCCACCAACGATCCGGCTGCCATGGGCGCCATGCAGGCCATTAAAGCTAAAGGTTTGAAAATGCCAGATGATGTTGCCCTTGTTGGTTTCAGCAACTGGTTCTTTAGCTCGCTGATGGATCCACCGCTTTCTTCGGTTGACCAACCAGGTTTCGAAATGGGTCAGGAAGCCGCTAAACTTCTTATCCGCCAGATCGAAAAGCAGGAGAAAGATGATGAGGACATCACACCGGAAACGAAGATTTTAAAAACACGCCTGATCATTCGGGAGTCATCGCAAAAGAAAGCTAAAAAGTAA
- the pgmB gene encoding beta-phosphoglucomutase: MVACIFDLDGVIVDTARYHFLAWQKLAKELNVELTSELNERLKGVGRMESLNIILELGRLQRSDLEKEALATRKNGWFVEFIEAMKKEEIFDGATELFAELKAHGVKVALASSSKNAQTVLKKLEIGNYFEAIVDGNMIARSKPDPEIFLKAAGMLQVNPNECVVVEDAEAGVEAAIRAGMKCVGIGKKEQLHKANLVVNRIGQLNYQLLNNL; encoded by the coding sequence GTGGTTGCATGTATTTTTGATTTAGACGGAGTGATTGTAGATACTGCCCGATACCATTTTTTGGCGTGGCAAAAATTGGCGAAGGAGTTAAATGTAGAGCTAACCAGCGAGCTTAACGAGCGCTTAAAAGGAGTAGGTAGAATGGAGTCGCTTAATATCATTTTGGAGTTGGGTCGTTTACAGCGCAGCGACCTTGAAAAGGAGGCTTTAGCTACACGTAAAAATGGGTGGTTTGTGGAGTTTATCGAGGCTATGAAGAAGGAAGAAATTTTTGATGGAGCAACGGAACTGTTCGCTGAGCTTAAAGCTCATGGTGTTAAGGTTGCCTTAGCTTCCAGTAGCAAAAATGCGCAAACCGTTTTAAAGAAATTGGAGATCGGTAATTATTTTGAGGCGATTGTAGATGGTAATATGATTGCCCGCTCTAAACCTGATCCAGAGATTTTTTTAAAGGCGGCAGGTATGCTTCAGGTAAATCCGAATGAATGTGTAGTAGTGGAAGATGCTGAAGCTGGAGTTGAAGCTGCCATTCGTGCGGGAATGAAATGTGTGGGAATAGGAAAGAAGGAACAATTGCATAAGGCTAATCTGGTTGTAAATCGGATTGGTCAACTGAACTATCAACTATTAAATAACCTCTGA
- a CDS encoding alpha-amylase family glycosyl hydrolase: protein MRRFCLLLTLLIPAFLSAQDKVSINPTISPASFQPDDEITVTYDVTGTTLASLSNAWAWVWIPGKNIDARYNVNPANATADPAKFTKVIESGKTLFRLTFKPQDFFVQPICLETQLGILIKANDWSGGQSTDYVATMTPLTTCFLVELLSPSVNPVFIDPGEDLLVEAESSEVATFILYVDGVPVDEQMSITDYSFSYSIPQSSGLYAASLVVENAENDTTITFKYMVSSPSVESPRPTGIIPGINYHDDATKVTLCLWAPGKNSVYARGDFSDWDVLPENQMKRDGEYFWLELSGLTAGEEYAFQYLVDESVWVADPYADKILDPDDQYIPETTYPNLKPYPQKALLDQWYFNRLSVFQTNQTPYEWQATDYVRPPKEKLVVYELLIRDFFGSENRNYQNLIDTLSYLKRLGVNAIELMPIMEFNGNDSWGYNPTFMFAVDKYYGTKNKLKEFIDVCHQNNMAVILDIAMNHQDIPNSYAMMDFNFSTFRPTADNKWFNVTARHPFNVFFDMNHESSYTKTYLDTVNYYWLNEFKIDGYRFDLSKGMSNVNYCTTPDCNTPAEVSAWSGYDASRVALLKRMADRIWESFPEAYVILEHFAANNEERELAEYRAGEGKGMLFWGNLTHAYNENTMGYFPQSDISWVYHGTRGWSVPHVVGYMESHDEERLMYKNLQFGNSSGSYSVKNLPTALDRVKAASTLFYTIPGPKMLWQFGELGYDVSIDEGGRVSPKPVKWEYRSDYSRYRLYQHTADLIRLRNTYDIFTEGDATLVAGTNPVKQLTLKNSPYTTTPTVPEDMNVQVVVNFDLTIRTASVAFPHTGTWYDYYAFGEPVNVTATPFNISLKPGEYKIFTDVEITNPLITSTENPLAEVQVSVYPNPASDVLMVNSDKPVRSLKLVTANGVTLFPERIDSTTWDLRDVKDGFYIVVVEHYGLTQRLKLIKQ, encoded by the coding sequence ATGCGAAGGTTCTGCTTATTACTTACATTACTTATTCCTGCTTTCTTAAGCGCACAGGATAAAGTCAGTATCAATCCAACTATCTCACCTGCTTCATTTCAACCAGACGATGAAATCACCGTAACCTATGATGTTACTGGAACCACCCTTGCATCATTAAGCAACGCCTGGGCATGGGTTTGGATACCCGGTAAAAATATTGATGCCAGGTATAATGTTAATCCTGCAAACGCTACAGCTGATCCAGCTAAGTTCACCAAGGTTATTGAGTCCGGAAAAACGCTTTTTCGCCTTACATTTAAGCCGCAGGATTTTTTCGTTCAGCCAATTTGCCTGGAGACTCAGTTAGGTATATTGATAAAAGCCAACGATTGGAGTGGTGGCCAATCAACGGATTATGTTGCAACGATGACTCCATTGACAACTTGCTTCCTTGTCGAATTGCTTTCTCCTTCTGTTAACCCGGTGTTTATAGATCCGGGAGAGGATCTATTAGTTGAGGCTGAATCCTCCGAGGTTGCAACCTTCATTTTATATGTGGATGGTGTGCCTGTTGATGAACAAATGTCCATAACGGATTATTCATTTTCTTACTCCATTCCTCAGTCCTCAGGATTATATGCTGCTAGTTTAGTAGTTGAAAATGCAGAAAATGATACGACCATAACATTTAAGTATATGGTTAGTTCTCCTTCTGTAGAGTCACCTCGTCCCACAGGGATCATCCCCGGTATTAACTACCACGATGATGCTACCAAAGTAACGCTTTGCCTGTGGGCACCAGGAAAAAATTCTGTTTATGCACGTGGCGATTTCAGCGATTGGGATGTGCTACCTGAAAATCAAATGAAACGCGATGGTGAATACTTCTGGTTGGAATTATCAGGATTAACAGCTGGTGAGGAGTACGCCTTTCAGTATCTGGTAGATGAAAGCGTCTGGGTGGCCGATCCGTATGCCGATAAAATTCTTGATCCGGATGACCAGTATATTCCGGAAACAACATACCCGAATCTTAAGCCTTATCCACAAAAGGCCTTACTGGATCAATGGTATTTCAACCGGTTGTCTGTTTTTCAAACTAACCAAACTCCGTACGAATGGCAAGCCACCGATTATGTGCGGCCACCAAAAGAAAAATTAGTTGTATACGAATTGCTGATACGCGATTTCTTTGGATCGGAGAATCGGAACTATCAGAATCTTATTGACACATTATCATACCTTAAGCGTTTGGGCGTAAATGCCATTGAGTTGATGCCCATCATGGAGTTTAACGGCAACGACAGTTGGGGGTATAACCCAACGTTTATGTTCGCGGTAGACAAATATTATGGCACCAAGAATAAATTAAAAGAATTTATCGATGTCTGCCATCAAAACAACATGGCTGTTATCCTGGATATTGCCATGAACCACCAGGATATTCCGAATTCCTACGCGATGATGGATTTCAATTTCTCAACATTCCGACCTACTGCGGATAATAAATGGTTTAATGTTACAGCTCGACATCCATTTAATGTTTTCTTTGATATGAACCACGAAAGCAGTTACACCAAGACTTACCTGGATACGGTAAATTATTATTGGTTGAATGAGTTTAAAATTGACGGATATCGATTTGATTTATCGAAGGGCATGAGTAATGTGAATTACTGCACGACACCTGATTGCAATACCCCAGCTGAGGTATCGGCCTGGTCTGGATACGATGCAAGCCGGGTGGCCCTTCTTAAACGAATGGCTGATAGAATTTGGGAAAGCTTTCCCGAGGCTTATGTGATTCTTGAGCATTTTGCCGCCAACAACGAAGAACGTGAATTGGCTGAATACCGCGCGGGCGAAGGTAAAGGGATGCTGTTCTGGGGCAATCTTACTCATGCCTATAATGAGAATACGATGGGCTATTTCCCTCAATCGGATATTAGCTGGGTGTATCATGGTACACGTGGGTGGTCTGTACCGCATGTTGTGGGTTACATGGAAAGTCATGATGAAGAACGCCTGATGTATAAGAATTTGCAGTTTGGTAACAGTTCAGGTAGTTACTCTGTTAAAAATTTGCCAACAGCGTTAGATCGCGTAAAAGCTGCCTCAACGTTGTTTTATACCATACCGGGCCCTAAAATGCTTTGGCAGTTTGGTGAGTTGGGATACGATGTGTCCATTGATGAGGGGGGTAGGGTTTCACCCAAGCCAGTGAAATGGGAATACCGAAGTGATTACTCACGCTATAGGTTGTACCAGCATACTGCCGATTTGATCCGTTTGAGAAACACCTATGATATTTTTACTGAAGGTGATGCTACATTGGTGGCCGGAACAAATCCTGTTAAACAGTTAACGCTAAAGAATAGTCCGTATACAACAACACCAACAGTTCCGGAAGATATGAACGTTCAGGTGGTGGTGAATTTTGACCTCACCATTCGTACGGCAAGTGTTGCTTTTCCGCACACCGGTACCTGGTACGATTATTATGCATTTGGCGAGCCGGTTAACGTGACCGCTACGCCATTCAATATCTCACTAAAACCAGGTGAGTATAAAATTTTTACTGATGTGGAGATCACCAATCCTTTAATTACATCGACTGAGAATCCGTTGGCGGAAGTGCAGGTTTCAGTTTATCCTAATCCGGCAAGTGATGTGTTGATGGTAAATTCAGATAAACCAGTTCGAAGTTTAAAATTGGTTACAGCGAATGGTGTGACGCTTTTCCCTGAACGTATAGATTCAACTACCTGGGATTTGCGTGATGTGAAGGATGGGTTTTACATTGTGGTAGTTGAGCACTATGGTCTCACACAGCGATTGAAGCTTATTAAGCAGTAA
- a CDS encoding glycosyl hydrolase 53 family protein produces the protein MKYVKWLFLSLFSVLQGCDENSNKPNEPESTAIEVRAADISFLPAIRNAGTQFKNASGEVKDVLTILKEAGCNTIRLRLWHSPETTHSGLDEVEAFTEELRNFGFDIWLTVHYSDTWADPGTQTKPEAWKDLSLTDLKDSVYNYTKKIVTLLNPEYIQIGNEINGGLLWPDGQIDNRDNFIQLLKEGSKAVRDASASTKIMMHYAGITGADWFYNELKTHAVDYDIIALSYYPRWHEKSLDVVRNSLTGLANNFDKDIILAETGYPFTLQWNDWTNNLVGLTEHLINGYPATEKGQHDFMMQLRKIMHDTPRGLGLAYWAPEWVAYKGEEATDGSPWENMALFDFNFQALDAMEVFKEE, from the coding sequence ATGAAATATGTTAAGTGGTTATTCCTGAGTTTATTTTCTGTTCTTCAGGGCTGCGATGAAAATTCGAATAAACCCAATGAACCTGAGTCGACCGCTATTGAAGTTCGTGCTGCTGACATCTCATTTTTGCCCGCAATCAGAAATGCCGGAACGCAGTTTAAGAATGCATCGGGTGAAGTCAAGGACGTGCTCACCATTTTAAAAGAAGCCGGTTGCAACACCATACGGCTTAGGTTGTGGCATTCGCCAGAAACAACTCATTCAGGATTGGATGAGGTTGAAGCGTTTACTGAAGAACTAAGGAATTTTGGTTTTGATATTTGGTTAACCGTACATTACTCCGATACCTGGGCAGACCCTGGTACACAAACCAAACCCGAAGCCTGGAAGGATTTATCTTTGACTGATCTTAAAGACAGTGTTTACAATTACACAAAAAAAATTGTTACGCTTCTGAATCCTGAGTACATCCAAATCGGAAATGAAATCAATGGCGGATTACTATGGCCAGATGGACAAATTGATAACCGGGATAATTTTATTCAATTACTGAAAGAAGGCTCAAAAGCGGTTCGAGATGCTTCTGCATCTACCAAAATCATGATGCACTATGCCGGCATTACAGGTGCCGACTGGTTTTATAATGAACTAAAAACCCATGCGGTAGACTACGACATTATTGCGCTCTCGTACTATCCCCGTTGGCATGAGAAATCCTTAGATGTTGTTAGGAATTCACTAACAGGATTGGCTAACAATTTTGATAAAGACATTATTCTGGCCGAAACTGGCTATCCGTTTACGCTACAATGGAACGATTGGACAAATAACCTGGTAGGATTAACTGAACATCTCATAAATGGCTATCCAGCAACAGAGAAAGGTCAACACGACTTTATGATGCAACTGCGTAAAATCATGCACGACACCCCCCGTGGACTCGGGCTTGCTTATTGGGCACCGGAGTGGGTAGCCTATAAAGGTGAAGAAGCTACCGATGGCTCACCCTGGGAAAACATGGCCTTATTCGATTTTAACTTTCAGGCGCTTGATGCAATGGAGGTATTTAAAGAGGAATAA
- a CDS encoding cellulase family glycosylhydrolase, with product MKAFPKLSLLVLLLLFSLVVLAQRNTDVYVDKNGVMRWGASNEEVKGFGVNYTTPFAHAYRTAKRLGIDVEKAIDQDVYHFARLGFDLYRVHVWDTEISDTLGNLLENENLRLFDYMVKKMKERGMKFVITPIAFWGNGWPEPDEPTPGFSRKYGKDACLTNPEAIKAQENYLAQFINHVNPYTGMAYKHDPDIIAFEISNEPHHRETEANVTAFISRMVKSMRSTGCKKPILYNISHSIHLVDAYFKSGIQGGTFQWYPTGLGARHELGGNLLPNVDRYSIPFTNHPKFKSSVKLVYEFDAADVGRSYIYPAMARSFREAGMQVATHFAYDPTYMAYANTEYGTHYMNLAYTPQKAISLMLASEVFHRIPMYKSFGRYPDNTSFDAFRVSYEEDLAEMVTDKQFIYTNSTDTKVPAAEKLEQVVGSGNSALIKYEGTGAYFLDKLEDGVWRLEIMPDAVWIKDPFIRTSLKQTIAVIKWREWPMNLNLPDLGKEFEVRGLNEGNSLTGKAAAGNIKVKPGTYLLVRKGIVTEKKSTDRWKNIFLGEFVAPSATVKDVHVVHEPIHEISAGEAHTVTAKIVTPAEPEAVDLHVWAGFRPEVIKMTRANGYSYTATIPAEKVQPGFLRYFITVKENGQHFTFPSGNQTHPFDWDFHGDEGYRVAVLPEKSPVYLFNAATDSDQLLRQWVRGSAVIPTGHEGQAVVVVNIEQLFREDPEDKYKERIYDYTMKYCFERKVSAQKTSLTSARQLVFRGRSLNEKPCPIQVALVMKDGTSYGTVIELMPGSRDYEVPLTSLKKVKTVTMPRPYPTFLPYFFEPTSSTAFSMEKAESLQISIGPGIPENQLKNRHGIAIESVWVKP from the coding sequence ATGAAAGCATTTCCAAAACTTAGCTTGTTGGTTCTATTGCTGTTGTTCAGCCTGGTTGTGTTAGCTCAACGCAACACCGATGTTTATGTGGACAAGAATGGTGTAATGCGTTGGGGAGCTAGTAATGAGGAGGTTAAGGGTTTTGGTGTGAACTATACAACTCCGTTCGCACATGCTTATCGCACAGCAAAGAGGTTGGGTATTGATGTTGAAAAGGCTATCGATCAGGATGTGTATCATTTTGCCCGTCTGGGTTTTGATTTATACCGTGTGCATGTGTGGGATACTGAAATCAGTGATACGCTTGGAAATTTATTGGAGAATGAAAATCTGCGGTTGTTCGACTACATGGTGAAAAAAATGAAAGAACGGGGAATGAAGTTTGTGATTACCCCGATAGCCTTTTGGGGTAACGGTTGGCCCGAACCGGATGAACCAACCCCCGGGTTTTCAAGAAAGTATGGTAAGGATGCGTGCCTGACCAATCCCGAGGCAATTAAAGCACAGGAAAATTACCTGGCCCAGTTTATCAATCATGTTAACCCATATACGGGTATGGCCTACAAGCATGATCCCGATATTATTGCTTTTGAAATTTCCAACGAACCACATCATCGCGAAACAGAAGCAAACGTTACCGCCTTTATTTCCCGAATGGTGAAATCCATGCGAAGTACCGGATGTAAAAAGCCAATCTTGTATAATATCTCCCACAGCATCCATTTGGTTGATGCTTATTTTAAATCTGGTATTCAAGGTGGCACATTTCAATGGTACCCTACCGGGCTGGGGGCGAGGCACGAGTTGGGTGGAAATTTATTGCCGAATGTTGATCGTTATAGCATTCCATTTACCAATCATCCTAAGTTTAAAAGTTCCGTTAAGCTTGTGTATGAATTTGATGCTGCCGATGTAGGTCGTTCATATATCTACCCGGCCATGGCAAGGTCATTTCGTGAGGCCGGTATGCAAGTGGCTACGCATTTTGCGTATGATCCAACCTACATGGCGTATGCCAACACGGAGTATGGTACGCATTATATGAACCTGGCTTACACACCGCAGAAGGCCATCAGTCTTATGTTGGCATCGGAGGTTTTTCATAGAATTCCTATGTACAAAAGCTTTGGTCGGTACCCTGATAACACTTCGTTTGATGCCTTTCGGGTAAGCTATGAAGAGGATCTAGCTGAAATGGTAACGGATAAACAGTTCATCTACACCAACTCAACGGATACTAAAGTGCCAGCTGCGGAGAAACTAGAGCAGGTTGTGGGCAGCGGTAACTCTGCTCTTATAAAATATGAAGGAACAGGAGCTTACTTTTTAGATAAACTTGAAGATGGCGTATGGCGATTGGAAATAATGCCAGATGCGGTATGGATTAAAGATCCCTTTATTCGAACAAGTTTGAAGCAGACGATCGCTGTAATTAAATGGCGGGAGTGGCCAATGAATTTGAATTTGCCTGATCTGGGCAAGGAGTTTGAGGTGCGTGGATTGAACGAGGGAAATTCACTAACAGGAAAAGCCGCAGCGGGTAATATCAAAGTAAAACCTGGAACCTATTTATTGGTCCGAAAAGGTATTGTTACTGAAAAAAAATCAACCGATCGATGGAAAAATATTTTTCTTGGTGAATTTGTTGCTCCATCCGCTACCGTGAAAGATGTGCACGTTGTCCACGAACCGATACATGAAATATCAGCCGGAGAAGCCCATACCGTTACAGCAAAAATTGTAACTCCCGCTGAACCAGAAGCCGTTGACTTGCATGTGTGGGCAGGATTTCGACCTGAGGTAATCAAGATGACGCGTGCTAACGGTTATTCTTATACGGCTACAATTCCTGCAGAAAAGGTTCAGCCAGGATTTCTCCGGTATTTTATAACTGTAAAAGAGAATGGGCAGCATTTCACTTTCCCATCCGGTAACCAAACGCATCCGTTTGATTGGGATTTTCATGGAGATGAGGGGTATCGTGTAGCCGTTTTGCCAGAAAAAAGCCCCGTTTACCTTTTCAATGCAGCGACAGATTCCGATCAGTTATTGCGGCAATGGGTGAGGGGTTCGGCAGTTATACCAACCGGTCATGAGGGGCAGGCAGTGGTGGTAGTAAATATTGAGCAATTGTTTAGGGAAGACCCTGAAGACAAGTATAAAGAGCGCATTTACGATTACACCATGAAGTATTGCTTCGAAAGAAAAGTTTCAGCCCAAAAAACCTCGTTAACTTCAGCCAGGCAACTTGTATTTCGTGGCAGGTCGTTAAACGAAAAGCCGTGTCCGATTCAGGTAGCATTAGTGATGAAAGATGGAACTTCATATGGAACAGTAATTGAGCTAATGCCCGGCTCGCGTGATTATGAGGTACCTTTAACATCACTTAAGAAGGTAAAAACGGTAACGATGCCGCGACCTTACCCGACATTTTTGCCGTACTTCTTTGAGCCGACTTCCTCAACTGCCTTTTCAATGGAGAAAGCAGAGAGTCTTCAGATTTCAATTGGGCCGGGTATACCGGAAAATCAGTTAAAGAACAGGCATGGAATTGCTATAGAAAGTGTTTGGGTAAAACCCTGA
- a CDS encoding SusE domain-containing protein — MKNILNINWKGITALMLILSACVEDTEKPILPDPTSFVAPVFVSPATSTSVELLPENESSVYETFKWEIADYGVKVSVKYELEVSTDDAFTSPVSLIVVEGDRGLAVREVPVSVKLMNDKMLALGLPGFQEATVFIRVKSTINGVESTPLVSGVVERTAKTYQTSDCGNYCTVGLIGGATTGSNDTGWNNDIDMHLMDATGVDKSTWTTTVYLYGGLNVKFRAQDSWDVNWGASAFPTGTGTQGGPDIPISTSGYYKIIFNDQTGEYSFTAAGSTVFTTIGVIGSATTGSDDTGWSTDIDLAQDPNDPHIWTGTITLFEGAAKFRAENDWANNWGSDTYPSGYGVGNGPNIPVSVGGTYFIWFNDATGEYFFGPTANANPYASVGLIGFTLTGNDDGWNSDVDLIQNPSNPYKWSKIYNLFEGSGKFRANNDWGVNWGASGFPSAIGVQNGADIPVLEGSYFVTFNTLTGEYKFLK; from the coding sequence ATGAAAAATATTTTGAATATAAATTGGAAAGGGATAACAGCACTGATGCTGATTCTTTCTGCCTGTGTGGAGGATACTGAAAAGCCTATATTGCCAGATCCCACATCATTTGTTGCTCCGGTATTTGTAAGTCCTGCAACTTCTACATCCGTAGAACTATTGCCCGAAAATGAAAGTTCTGTATATGAAACCTTCAAGTGGGAAATTGCTGATTACGGTGTAAAGGTTTCAGTGAAGTATGAGTTGGAGGTTTCCACTGACGATGCCTTTACTTCTCCTGTTTCATTGATTGTGGTGGAAGGCGACAGAGGTTTAGCTGTACGTGAAGTTCCCGTATCAGTAAAATTGATGAATGATAAAATGCTCGCATTAGGATTGCCGGGATTTCAAGAAGCTACAGTTTTTATTCGAGTAAAGTCGACCATCAATGGTGTTGAGAGTACACCCCTTGTTTCTGGTGTAGTTGAACGTACAGCAAAGACCTACCAAACCAGTGACTGCGGAAATTATTGTACAGTTGGTTTAATTGGTGGTGCAACAACTGGAAGCAACGATACCGGCTGGAATAATGACATTGATATGCACTTGATGGATGCAACAGGGGTTGATAAAAGCACATGGACAACCACAGTTTATCTATATGGTGGATTAAATGTGAAGTTTAGAGCACAGGACTCATGGGATGTGAATTGGGGAGCGAGTGCTTTTCCAACTGGGACCGGCACTCAAGGTGGGCCTGACATTCCGATTTCTACCTCCGGATACTACAAGATAATTTTTAACGATCAGACTGGCGAATACAGTTTTACTGCTGCAGGGTCTACCGTTTTCACTACAATCGGAGTAATTGGATCCGCAACAACAGGAAGTGATGATACAGGATGGTCAACCGACATTGATCTTGCGCAAGATCCAAATGATCCGCATATTTGGACTGGCACCATAACGCTTTTCGAAGGGGCAGCAAAGTTCCGTGCAGAAAATGATTGGGCAAACAATTGGGGTTCGGATACTTATCCTTCAGGTTACGGTGTTGGTAATGGTCCAAACATTCCGGTTTCTGTGGGTGGCACATATTTCATTTGGTTTAATGATGCCACAGGAGAGTATTTCTTTGGACCAACAGCAAATGCGAATCCTTACGCTTCTGTGGGATTAATTGGTTTTACCCTAACGGGCAATGATGATGGTTGGAATTCAGATGTTGATTTAATACAAAACCCTTCAAATCCTTATAAGTGGTCAAAGATCTATAATTTATTTGAAGGGTCTGGCAAATTCAGAGCTAACAATGATTGGGGGGTAAACTGGGGTGCGTCAGGATTTCCTTCAGCTATTGGTGTTCAAAATGGAGCTGACATTCCAGTTCTTGAAGGCTCATATTTTGTTACATTCAATACTTTAACAGGAGAGTATAAATTTTTGAAATAG